In one window of Hymenobacter nivis DNA:
- a CDS encoding S-adenosylmethionine:tRNA ribosyltransferase-isomerase: MNPLTDQPTDPRQLAIQDFVYDLPPGRIAPEPLPDRAASRLLVNRGGVIEDRIFRDLPGELPAGALLVFNDTKVVRARLLAHRPTGGAVELFCLEPVAPHRALEPALAQMGACTWRCLVGNGRRWKEGPVAVEFIAPDGQPATLWATRQARESGGTALINFRWAPGALTFAEVLQGAGRLPLPPYLGRPDTDADAVRYQTVYAAHEGAVAAPTAGLHFTPELLAELQAQGFETAHVTLHVGAGTFQPVKATRMAEHPMHTEPLLVTAALLRQLLAHRPRPVIAVGTTSLRTLESLYWLGAALATGEAAGPALAVGQWQPYENAADVSVEAALGALLRHLEASGTNTLQASTRLLIGPGYRFRLVQGLITNFHQPESTLLLLVAALLGPGWRAVYDHALAHGYRFLSYGDSSLLLPGQDRI; encoded by the coding sequence ATGAACCCGCTTACAGACCAGCCGACGGACCCGCGCCAGCTCGCCATCCAAGACTTTGTGTACGATTTACCGCCCGGGCGCATTGCCCCGGAGCCCCTGCCCGACCGGGCCGCCAGCCGCCTGCTGGTGAACCGGGGCGGCGTTATTGAGGACCGCATCTTCCGCGACTTGCCCGGCGAGCTGCCCGCCGGGGCCCTACTGGTCTTTAACGACACCAAAGTGGTACGGGCGCGGCTGCTGGCCCACCGCCCCACCGGCGGGGCTGTGGAGCTGTTTTGCCTGGAGCCCGTGGCGCCGCACCGGGCCCTGGAACCCGCTCTGGCCCAGATGGGAGCCTGCACCTGGCGCTGCCTGGTGGGCAACGGCCGCCGCTGGAAAGAGGGCCCCGTGGCCGTAGAATTCATCGCCCCTGACGGCCAGCCCGCCACCCTGTGGGCTACCCGCCAGGCCCGCGAGTCCGGCGGCACGGCCCTCATCAACTTTCGCTGGGCGCCCGGGGCCCTCACCTTTGCCGAGGTGCTGCAAGGCGCCGGCCGCCTGCCGCTGCCGCCCTACCTGGGCCGCCCCGACACCGACGCCGACGCCGTGCGCTACCAAACCGTGTACGCCGCCCACGAGGGCGCCGTGGCCGCCCCCACCGCCGGCCTGCACTTTACGCCCGAACTGCTGGCCGAGCTGCAAGCCCAAGGCTTCGAAACGGCGCATGTCACGCTGCACGTGGGCGCCGGCACCTTCCAGCCCGTGAAGGCCACCCGCATGGCCGAGCACCCCATGCACACCGAGCCGCTGCTCGTGACGGCCGCGCTGCTGCGCCAGTTGCTAGCCCACCGGCCGCGGCCGGTCATTGCCGTGGGCACCACCAGCCTGCGCACTCTCGAAAGCCTTTACTGGTTGGGCGCCGCCCTGGCCACGGGGGAGGCCGCCGGCCCGGCGCTGGCCGTGGGCCAGTGGCAGCCTTATGAGAACGCCGCTGATGTGTCCGTCGAGGCGGCCCTGGGGGCCCTGCTGCGCCACCTCGAAGCCAGCGGCACCAACACGCTCCAGGCCAGCACCCGGCTGCTCATCGGGCCCGGCTACCGCTTCCGGCTGGTGCAGGGGCTCATCACCAATTTCCACCAGCCCGAAAGCACCTTGCTGCTGCTGGTAGCCGCCCTACTGGGCCCCGGCTGGCGCGCCGTGTACGACCACGCCCTGGCCCACGGCTACCGGTTTCTGAGCTACGGCGACAGCTCGCTGCTGCTGCCGGGGCAGGATCGGATTTAA
- a CDS encoding prohibitin family protein: MFLVIIGFFILIVGLNASRFSERVERLRGGLIFLGSALLLLGAAFSTLVQVGVGQVGVQTLFGQVQQRVLQPGLSLVNPLVDVTRFDTRTQNYTMSAVRNEGQQAGDDAIRVLSADGLEVVIDLTVLYHVVPTQAPKILATIGEDYQDKIVRAISRTRIRDNAVYYDAVALYSTRREEFQARILAAIEKDFRSNGLQLDQLLIRNIQLPQSVKASIESKISAEQDAQKMQFVLQKEKQEAERKRVEAQGIADYQRIVNTELSDKLLQYEAIKANQAIATSPNAKVIIMGSGRGAPQLIIGEK, from the coding sequence ATGTTCTTGGTCATAATTGGTTTCTTTATTTTGATAGTGGGGCTGAACGCGAGCCGGTTCTCAGAGCGCGTGGAGCGGCTGCGCGGCGGCCTTATTTTCCTAGGTAGCGCGCTGCTGCTGCTCGGGGCCGCCTTCAGTACGCTGGTGCAGGTGGGCGTAGGCCAGGTGGGCGTGCAGACCTTGTTTGGGCAGGTGCAGCAGCGCGTGCTCCAGCCCGGCCTGAGCTTAGTGAACCCGCTCGTGGATGTGACGCGCTTCGATACCCGCACCCAGAACTATACCATGTCGGCGGTGCGTAACGAGGGCCAGCAGGCCGGCGACGACGCCATCCGGGTGCTGTCGGCCGACGGGCTGGAAGTGGTCATCGACCTCACCGTGCTCTACCACGTGGTGCCCACCCAGGCCCCTAAAATCCTGGCCACTATCGGCGAGGACTATCAGGACAAGATTGTGCGGGCCATTTCGCGCACCCGCATCCGCGACAACGCCGTGTACTACGACGCAGTAGCACTGTACTCCACGCGGCGCGAGGAATTCCAGGCCCGTATTCTGGCGGCCATCGAGAAGGACTTCCGTTCCAACGGCCTCCAGCTCGACCAGCTCCTCATCCGCAACATCCAGCTCCCGCAGTCGGTGAAGGCCAGCATTGAGAGCAAGATTTCGGCCGAGCAGGATGCCCAGAAAATGCAGTTCGTGCTGCAAAAGGAAAAGCAGGAAGCCGAGCGCAAGCGCGTGGAGGCCCAGGGCATTGCCGATTACCAGCGCATTGTGAACACCGAACTGAGCGACAAGCTGCTGCAATACGAAGCCATCAAGGCCAACCAGGCCATTGCCACCTCGCCCAACGCCAAGGTCATCATCATGGGCAGTGGCCGGGGGGCCCCGCAGCTGATCATCGGCGAGAAATAA
- a CDS encoding RagB/SusD family nutrient uptake outer membrane protein, with amino-acid sequence MKKILFGLLAACLATGTVISCNNKLNVVPVNSIDAANALNTSDDVQAALVGSYTSLQSADAYGGYVQFDSDLLADDGDFTFVGTFINPYQFQRKSIRRDNTNAQNTWAQGYTVINRANNVLANLDKVTAAASKTRIEGEARFLRGLSYFDLVRLYARAWNDGTPSTNLGVPVVTTPTTVVTNANLLTRNTVAEVYTQIIADLTAAEAQLPTNNGIFANKYAAAAIISRVYLQQGRYPEAAAAANRATAGPYLLNPVYNTEFYQGTDLVANTPEDIFTIQNSAQSGTNQLNVFYAEKRRGDVSINSQLLKQFEAGDARTSLFTAKASQTYSNKYDAQYGTIKLIRLAEMYLTRAEANFRAGTAVPVGATPLSDVNLVRARVGLPALATVTLPIILKERKLELAFEGFRLGDLKRNQESTTDPATGAAVAWNSPRLVLPIPLAEINVNPNLVQNPGY; translated from the coding sequence ATGAAAAAAATACTATTTGGGTTACTGGCCGCCTGCCTCGCCACGGGTACGGTAATAAGCTGCAACAACAAGCTCAACGTGGTGCCCGTTAATTCTATTGACGCCGCCAATGCCCTGAATACGTCCGACGATGTGCAGGCCGCCCTGGTGGGCAGCTACACTAGCTTGCAGTCCGCCGACGCGTACGGCGGGTACGTGCAGTTTGACTCGGACCTGCTGGCCGACGACGGCGATTTTACCTTCGTAGGGACCTTCATCAACCCGTACCAGTTCCAGCGTAAAAGCATTCGCCGCGACAACACTAACGCGCAAAACACCTGGGCTCAGGGCTACACCGTCATCAACCGCGCCAACAATGTGCTAGCCAACCTGGACAAGGTAACGGCTGCCGCCAGCAAAACGCGGATTGAGGGCGAAGCCCGGTTCCTGCGGGGCCTGTCGTACTTCGACTTGGTGCGCCTCTATGCCCGCGCCTGGAACGATGGCACGCCCAGTACCAACCTCGGCGTGCCCGTGGTGACCACGCCCACCACCGTCGTAACGAACGCCAACCTACTGACCCGCAACACGGTGGCCGAGGTATATACCCAAATCATCGCCGACCTGACGGCGGCTGAAGCGCAACTGCCTACCAACAACGGGATATTTGCCAACAAGTACGCCGCGGCGGCCATCATCTCGCGGGTGTACTTGCAGCAGGGCCGCTACCCGGAGGCCGCCGCCGCCGCCAACCGCGCCACCGCGGGGCCCTATTTGCTCAACCCTGTCTACAATACTGAGTTCTACCAAGGCACCGATTTAGTGGCCAACACGCCGGAAGACATTTTCACCATCCAGAACTCGGCTCAAAGTGGTACCAACCAGCTGAACGTTTTTTATGCGGAGAAGCGACGAGGCGATGTGAGTATTAATAGCCAGCTGCTGAAGCAATTCGAGGCCGGCGATGCCCGCACCAGCTTGTTCACCGCAAAGGCTAGCCAAACTTACTCGAACAAATACGACGCGCAGTATGGCACCATCAAGCTTATCCGCCTGGCCGAAATGTACCTGACCCGCGCCGAGGCCAACTTCCGCGCCGGTACGGCGGTGCCGGTGGGCGCCACGCCGCTCAGCGATGTCAACTTGGTGCGGGCCCGCGTGGGCTTGCCGGCGTTGGCCACCGTCACGCTGCCCATCATCCTTAAGGAGCGCAAGTTAGAGCTGGCTTTCGAGGGCTTCCGCCTCGGCGACCTCAAGCGCAACCAGGAATCCACCACCGACCCCGCCACCGGGGCCGCCGTGGCCTGGAACTCGCCGCGCTTGGTGCTGCCCATCCCGCTGGCCGAAATCAACGTAAACCCCAACCTGGTGCAAAACCCCGGGTACTAG
- a CDS encoding SusC/RagA family TonB-linked outer membrane protein: MKMKHFTHYRPLLLLLSWLLTVPAWAQTQAVGGRILGSDSGALPGVTVLERGTTNGATTGADGTYRLSVGPRASLVFSSVGYATQTIAVGGQSTVNVTLQASATELSEAVVVGYGTQNKADLTGSVALLSSKDVGNQPVQSFEQSIQGKAAGVFIESGSGKLGQGIRVRVRGVSSISGDTQPLYVVDGIPVLADNLSSTTAATNPIGDINPNDIESISVLKDASATAIYGSRATNGVVIVTTKRGRVGATKFTVAYQTGLSSPTHLRDFLNASQYIDLLTEARNNNSSSAASTAARLRIISGGQDPASFDSNWQREAFQRAPFSQYDLSASGGSEKTRFFISGQYSDQHGILVSNRYQRMNARFNLDHQATDKLTFGTNVGATRSVNNRLPNDNAFSTPMQIVALSPLTPITDPRTNLPAGALDPATGSYSTNFPFYYNPLLSVLGGSYTTTTYRLLGNVYAQYKFTPELYFRSEVGVDFTNYNEEQYLGRVTSRNSNPTNGYGYNAAQVNAKLVVNNYLNYHKTFAEQHLVDVTVGTAYEQGQITGNNVTGTQFASDAYKTIANASSITAGSSFNNGGNTLVSYFGRLSYAYAGKYLVGGSARLDGSSRFGANNRYGLFSAGSLGWLISEEDFLKGNATLSTLKVRASIGKTGNQGFGNFPSRNLFSGTSGYVGVPGQSPLQLGNPDLTWESTTQYDAGLEYGFLDNRISGEFDIYLKNTNGLALNQPVPLTTGFGSIFRNVGSLQNKGLEFTLTTRNFVGDFAWTTSFNASINRNKITNLNGPSILGGNLSRAQEGQPLGVFVGPEYAGVDAANGDALYYSNATKADGSLDRSTTNDINGAAYVVVGNPNPTWTGGITNNFSYKGFDLAATLVGVFGNQIYDGGAQFYSVGFNNGYDNQTIDQLNRWQKPGDITNVPKAYLFGGNGTGASSRFVRNGDYGRLRTVLLGYNLPTSVVKRGYLQSARVFVQALNLLTFTKYKGWDPEVSTDYLTGSGSTSQNNINQGTDFYTAPQARTFTVGVNLGF; encoded by the coding sequence ATGAAGATGAAACATTTTACTCATTATCGGCCGCTATTACTGCTGCTGAGCTGGCTGCTAACTGTGCCCGCCTGGGCCCAGACCCAGGCCGTGGGCGGCCGTATTTTGGGCTCGGATAGCGGGGCCCTGCCCGGCGTAACCGTGCTGGAGCGAGGCACCACCAACGGCGCCACTACCGGCGCCGACGGCACCTACCGCCTGAGCGTAGGGCCCCGGGCTTCGCTGGTGTTCAGCTCCGTGGGCTACGCCACCCAAACTATTGCCGTGGGCGGCCAGTCTACCGTCAACGTTACGCTGCAAGCCAGCGCCACCGAGTTGAGTGAGGCCGTGGTGGTGGGCTACGGCACCCAAAATAAAGCTGATCTCACAGGCTCGGTGGCCCTGCTGTCGAGCAAAGACGTGGGCAACCAGCCGGTGCAGTCGTTCGAGCAGTCTATCCAAGGCAAGGCGGCCGGGGTGTTCATCGAGAGTGGTAGCGGCAAGCTGGGCCAGGGCATTCGGGTGCGGGTGCGCGGCGTATCCAGCATCAGCGGCGACACGCAGCCGCTATACGTGGTGGACGGCATCCCGGTGCTCGCCGACAACCTGTCGTCGACGACGGCCGCCACCAACCCAATTGGCGACATCAATCCCAACGACATCGAGAGCATCAGCGTGCTGAAGGACGCGTCGGCCACGGCCATCTACGGCTCGCGCGCCACCAACGGCGTGGTCATCGTGACGACCAAGCGCGGCCGGGTGGGGGCCACCAAGTTCACCGTGGCCTACCAGACCGGCCTGAGCAGCCCCACGCACCTGCGCGACTTTCTGAACGCCTCGCAGTACATCGACCTGCTGACCGAGGCCCGCAACAACAACAGCTCCTCGGCCGCTTCCACTGCTGCCCGCCTGCGCATCATCTCGGGCGGCCAGGACCCGGCGAGCTTCGACAGCAACTGGCAGCGCGAGGCGTTCCAGCGCGCCCCGTTCTCGCAGTACGACCTGAGCGCCAGCGGCGGCTCGGAGAAGACACGGTTTTTTATTTCGGGCCAGTACAGCGACCAGCACGGCATTTTGGTGAGCAACCGCTACCAGCGTATGAACGCGCGCTTTAACCTTGACCACCAAGCCACCGACAAGCTAACGTTCGGCACCAACGTGGGGGCTACCCGCTCGGTGAACAACCGCCTGCCCAATGACAACGCCTTCAGCACGCCGATGCAAATTGTAGCGCTGTCGCCCCTGACGCCCATTACTGACCCGCGCACGAACCTGCCCGCTGGGGCCCTCGACCCGGCCACTGGTTCTTATAGCACCAACTTCCCGTTCTACTACAACCCTTTGCTGAGCGTGTTAGGGGGCTCGTACACCACTACTACCTACCGGCTGCTGGGCAACGTGTACGCACAGTACAAATTCACACCGGAGCTATACTTCCGTTCCGAAGTGGGCGTTGACTTCACCAACTACAACGAAGAGCAGTACCTGGGCCGCGTCACCTCACGCAATAGCAACCCTACAAACGGCTACGGCTACAACGCGGCGCAAGTGAATGCCAAACTGGTGGTGAATAACTACCTCAACTACCATAAAACGTTTGCCGAGCAGCACCTGGTGGACGTGACTGTGGGCACGGCCTATGAGCAGGGCCAAATCACGGGCAACAACGTGACCGGTACCCAGTTTGCCTCGGATGCCTACAAAACCATCGCTAATGCCTCGTCCATCACGGCGGGTAGTTCGTTCAACAACGGCGGCAACACTTTGGTCTCGTACTTCGGCCGGCTATCCTACGCCTACGCGGGCAAGTACCTGGTGGGCGGCAGCGCCCGCCTCGACGGCTCGTCGCGCTTCGGGGCCAACAACCGCTACGGCCTGTTCTCGGCCGGCTCGCTGGGCTGGCTCATCTCGGAGGAAGACTTCCTGAAGGGCAACGCCACCCTGAGCACGCTCAAGGTGCGGGCCAGCATCGGCAAAACCGGCAACCAGGGCTTTGGCAACTTCCCGTCGCGCAACCTGTTCAGCGGCACCTCCGGCTACGTGGGTGTGCCGGGCCAGTCGCCGTTGCAGCTCGGCAACCCCGACCTGACCTGGGAATCGACCACGCAGTACGACGCCGGGCTGGAGTACGGCTTCCTCGACAACCGCATTTCGGGCGAGTTTGATATCTACCTGAAAAACACCAACGGTCTGGCCCTGAACCAGCCCGTGCCGCTGACGACGGGCTTCGGCTCGATTTTCCGCAATGTGGGCAGCCTGCAAAACAAAGGTCTTGAGTTCACGCTGACGACCCGCAACTTCGTGGGCGACTTTGCCTGGACGACTAGCTTTAACGCATCCATCAACCGCAACAAAATCACCAACCTCAACGGGCCGTCCATCCTGGGTGGCAACCTCAGCCGCGCCCAGGAAGGCCAGCCGCTAGGCGTGTTTGTGGGCCCCGAGTACGCCGGCGTGGATGCCGCCAACGGCGACGCGCTGTACTACTCTAACGCCACAAAGGCCGACGGCAGCCTCGACCGCTCAACTACCAATGACATCAACGGCGCTGCCTACGTGGTAGTGGGCAACCCCAACCCGACCTGGACGGGGGGCATCACGAACAACTTCTCCTACAAAGGCTTCGACCTGGCGGCGACGCTAGTGGGCGTGTTTGGCAACCAGATTTACGACGGTGGCGCCCAGTTTTATTCGGTGGGCTTCAATAACGGCTACGACAACCAGACCATCGACCAGCTCAACCGCTGGCAGAAGCCGGGCGACATCACCAATGTGCCCAAGGCTTACCTGTTTGGGGGCAACGGCACGGGCGCCTCGTCGCGCTTCGTGCGCAACGGCGACTACGGCCGCCTGCGCACGGTACTGCTGGGCTACAACCTGCCCACCAGCGTGGTGAAGCGCGGCTACCTGCAATCGGCCCGCGTGTTTGTGCAGGCCCTCAACCTGCTGACCTTCACCAAGTACAAAGGCTGGGACCCCGAGGTGAGCACCGACTACCTGACCGGCTCGGGCAGCACGAGCCAGAATAATATCAACCAGGGCACGGACTTCTACACCGCGCCGCAGGCGCGCACCTTCACGGTGGGCGTCAACCTGGGCTTTTAA
- a CDS encoding ribonuclease D, whose product MPTIHYLTTADAIAAAATHFATLPRIGIDLEFDDMRYRYGRHLALIQVFDGQEVYLIDPLPLEPGMAAGLDPLFAVLRDPSVAKVFHSCKSDILLLDEVFGVNCRTIVDTSVQFSLLAAEDNNISLGRLIQSELGFEVDKGEQKSNWLKRPLTEAQKEYAANDVLYLFELTDRLADRLADMGRAQWAAEENQALEAVRYGRDEPRPWARNATKFKITPEEMPVFRELYKLRDTVARQLDRPPYHVISNDRLAELARQPIETANQLRAANGLHPELKRAPYADQLLAIGTTDLPGEAPLPADQRKFPFRRRLNGATANRAEARETLLLTLKAHLAADQGPVMANMVLSNRLIAEVVEQGAAGALRPWQQQLLKATAEKHGEDYELITAPFA is encoded by the coding sequence ATGCCCACAATCCACTACCTCACCACTGCCGACGCCATTGCCGCCGCGGCCACCCACTTCGCCACCCTGCCGCGCATCGGCATCGACCTGGAGTTTGACGACATGCGCTACCGCTACGGCCGGCACCTGGCGCTAATCCAAGTGTTCGACGGGCAGGAAGTATACCTCATCGACCCGCTGCCGCTGGAGCCCGGCATGGCTGCCGGCCTTGACCCGCTGTTTGCCGTGCTGCGCGACCCGTCCGTGGCCAAGGTATTCCACTCCTGCAAGTCGGATATTCTACTCCTCGACGAGGTGTTTGGCGTCAACTGCCGCACCATCGTCGACACCAGCGTGCAATTCAGCCTGCTGGCCGCCGAAGATAACAACATCTCCTTGGGCCGCCTCATCCAAAGCGAGCTGGGCTTTGAAGTGGACAAGGGCGAGCAGAAGTCGAACTGGCTGAAGCGCCCCCTCACCGAGGCCCAGAAGGAGTACGCGGCCAACGACGTGCTCTACCTGTTCGAACTGACCGACCGCCTGGCCGACCGCCTCGCCGACATGGGCCGCGCCCAGTGGGCCGCCGAGGAAAACCAGGCCCTGGAAGCCGTGCGCTACGGCCGCGACGAGCCCCGCCCCTGGGCCCGCAACGCCACCAAGTTCAAGATTACGCCCGAGGAAATGCCGGTATTCCGCGAGCTGTACAAACTCCGCGACACGGTGGCGCGGCAGCTCGACCGCCCGCCCTACCACGTCATCAGCAACGACCGGCTGGCCGAGCTAGCCCGCCAGCCCATCGAAACCGCTAACCAGCTGCGCGCCGCCAACGGCCTGCACCCTGAGCTGAAGCGCGCGCCCTACGCCGACCAGTTGCTGGCCATCGGCACCACCGACCTGCCCGGCGAGGCCCCGCTGCCCGCCGACCAGCGCAAGTTCCCCTTCCGCCGCCGCCTGAACGGGGCCACCGCCAACCGCGCCGAAGCCCGCGAAACCTTGCTGCTGACCCTCAAGGCCCACCTCGCCGCCGACCAGGGCCCCGTGATGGCCAACATGGTCCTCAGCAACCGCCTCATAGCCGAGGTGGTGGAGCAGGGCGCCGCGGGGGCCCTCCGCCCCTGGCAGCAACAGCTGCTAAAAGCTACCGCCGAAAAGCACGGCGAAGACTACGAGTTGATTACCGCTCCATTTGCCTGA
- the mltG gene encoding endolytic transglycosylase MltG, with the protein MGLLGLLVAGGYAAWRVLYRPNVVAFEEGDAYLYIRTGSGYGAVRDSLRRQGMLREPGAFDWVARWRGYPAHVRPGRYRLGPGLGNLALVQLLESGRQDTVQFELAPFHYLENLPRQVSRQIEADSFKLSLLLNNNAGLRARYNLDTCTVRTLFIPGPYRLLWNTSAAAFLDTVAARHRRFWSVPRRAQADSLGLTPVQVGVLASIVQRETAQLTDKPLIAAVYLNRLRLGQPLQADPTLLWPLHGLGTRKRVLNVDKKVDSPYNTYRHKGLPPGPITTPRASSLDAVLRPAHNDNLFFCARPDGSGFSDFAATYTQHKRNARRYQHHLDSLGVKR; encoded by the coding sequence TTGGGTTTGCTGGGGCTGCTGGTGGCGGGCGGCTATGCGGCGTGGCGGGTACTGTACCGGCCCAATGTGGTGGCATTTGAGGAGGGCGATGCGTACCTGTACATTCGCACGGGCAGCGGCTACGGGGCCGTGCGCGACTCGCTGCGGCGGCAGGGGATGCTGCGCGAGCCGGGCGCGTTCGATTGGGTGGCGCGCTGGCGCGGCTACCCGGCGCACGTGCGGCCCGGCCGCTACCGGCTGGGCCCCGGGCTGGGCAACCTGGCCCTGGTGCAGCTGCTCGAAAGCGGGCGGCAAGACACGGTGCAGTTTGAGCTAGCGCCGTTCCACTACTTAGAAAACCTGCCCCGGCAAGTCAGCCGCCAGATTGAGGCGGATTCGTTCAAGCTCAGCCTGTTGTTGAATAACAACGCCGGCCTACGCGCGCGCTACAACCTTGATACCTGCACGGTGCGCACGCTGTTCATTCCGGGGCCCTACCGGCTACTGTGGAACACCAGTGCCGCCGCTTTCCTGGATACCGTGGCGGCGCGGCACCGCCGGTTTTGGTCGGTCCCGCGCCGGGCCCAGGCCGATTCGCTGGGCCTCACGCCGGTGCAGGTGGGCGTGCTGGCCAGCATTGTGCAGCGCGAAACGGCCCAGCTTACCGACAAGCCGCTCATCGCCGCCGTGTATCTCAACCGCCTGCGCCTGGGCCAGCCCTTGCAGGCCGACCCCACCTTGCTGTGGCCCCTCCACGGCCTCGGCACCCGCAAGCGCGTGCTGAACGTGGACAAAAAAGTGGATTCGCCCTACAACACCTACCGCCACAAGGGCCTGCCGCCGGGGCCCATCACCACGCCCCGCGCCAGCTCGCTCGACGCCGTGCTACGTCCCGCCCACAACGACAACCTGTTCTTCTGCGCCCGCCCCGACGGCAGCGGCTTTTCGGACTTCGCCGCCACCTACACCCAGCACAAGCGCAACGCCCGCCGCTACCAGCACCACCTGGATAGCCTGGGCGTGAAGCGGTGA
- the dtd gene encoding D-aminoacyl-tRNA deacylase, giving the protein MRLVIQRVRSAQVTVAEAATGSIGPGLLVLAGFAPTDGPAQLAWMARKLVQLRIFADEAGQMNRSVLDAGGEVLVVSQFTLLADARKGNRPSYVGAAPPAVAEPLYQQFVAMVAELLGRPVPTGIFGADMQVSLVNDGPVTIVLDSPAG; this is encoded by the coding sequence ATGCGCCTTGTCATTCAGCGCGTTCGCAGCGCGCAGGTTACTGTGGCGGAGGCCGCCACGGGCAGTATTGGACCGGGGCTACTGGTACTGGCCGGCTTCGCGCCCACCGATGGCCCCGCCCAGCTAGCCTGGATGGCCCGCAAGCTGGTGCAGCTCCGCATTTTTGCCGACGAAGCGGGCCAGATGAACCGCAGCGTGCTCGACGCCGGTGGCGAAGTGCTGGTGGTGAGCCAGTTCACGCTGCTCGCCGACGCCCGCAAGGGCAACCGCCCCAGCTACGTGGGCGCCGCCCCGCCGGCCGTAGCCGAGCCGCTGTACCAGCAGTTTGTGGCCATGGTGGCCGAGCTGCTGGGCCGTCCGGTGCCCACCGGCATCTTCGGGGCCGACATGCAAGTGAGCCTGGTGAACGATGGCCCCGTCACCATCGTCCTCGATTCGCCCGCTGGGTAA
- a CDS encoding nucleotide pyrophosphohydrolase: MTIEQAQQTVDQWITTTGVRYFNELTNMAILTEEVGEVARLIARQYGEQSFKESDKGHELGDELADVLFVVICLANQTGVDLTEAMARNLAKKTQRDAQRHQDNEKLK, encoded by the coding sequence ATGACCATCGAGCAAGCCCAACAAACAGTTGACCAGTGGATTACGACCACCGGCGTACGTTATTTCAACGAACTCACCAACATGGCCATCCTCACCGAGGAAGTCGGCGAAGTGGCCCGGCTCATTGCCCGGCAATACGGTGAGCAGTCGTTCAAAGAGTCCGACAAAGGCCACGAGTTGGGCGACGAGCTGGCCGATGTACTGTTCGTGGTCATCTGCCTCGCCAACCAAACTGGCGTCGACCTCACCGAGGCCATGGCGCGCAACCTGGCCAAGAAAACCCAGCGCGACGCCCAGCGGCACCAGGACAACGAGAAGCTGAAGTAG
- a CDS encoding 2-phosphosulfolactate phosphatase has translation MPALDVCFSPDLLPLYDLRGRVAVIVDVLRASTTIVTALVAGVTHVFPVGTLAECKALGAQGCLTAAEREGVMAEGFDLGNSPFGFLDPARPVRGRALAISTTNGTQALRRSLAAEAVVIGSFVNLTAVVNYAQQQQRDVLVVCAGWKGQFCLEDTLFGGALAARLGPLGFDVDHSDSTLAALHLWQQAQADLPGYLLQSAAVRRLNALEANDDFLFCAKIDTYAHALPVLQNDRLVLA, from the coding sequence ATGCCTGCTCTAGACGTTTGTTTTTCCCCCGATTTGCTGCCGTTGTATGATTTGCGGGGCCGGGTGGCCGTGATTGTGGACGTGCTGCGGGCCAGCACCACCATCGTTACGGCCCTGGTGGCGGGCGTCACGCATGTATTTCCGGTGGGTACCCTTGCCGAATGCAAGGCGCTGGGGGCCCAGGGCTGCCTCACAGCGGCCGAGCGTGAGGGTGTGATGGCCGAAGGCTTCGATCTGGGCAATTCGCCCTTCGGCTTCCTCGACCCCGCCCGGCCGGTGCGGGGCCGCGCCCTGGCCATCAGCACCACCAACGGCACCCAGGCCCTGCGCCGCTCGCTGGCGGCCGAGGCCGTCGTTATCGGCAGCTTCGTGAACCTGACGGCCGTGGTCAACTATGCCCAGCAGCAGCAGCGTGACGTACTAGTGGTCTGCGCCGGCTGGAAAGGCCAGTTCTGCCTCGAAGACACCCTGTTTGGTGGGGCCCTGGCCGCCCGCCTGGGGCCCCTGGGCTTCGACGTGGACCATTCCGACAGCACGCTGGCGGCCTTGCACCTGTGGCAGCAAGCCCAGGCCGACCTGCCGGGCTACCTGCTGCAATCGGCCGCCGTGCGTCGCCTCAATGCCCTGGAAGCCAACGACGATTTCCTGTTCTGCGCGAAAATTGACACCTACGCCCACGCCCTGCCCGTGCTGCAAAACGACCGGCTGGTGCTGGCGTAG